From one Lycium ferocissimum isolate CSIRO_LF1 chromosome 7, AGI_CSIRO_Lferr_CH_V1, whole genome shotgun sequence genomic stretch:
- the LOC132063464 gene encoding non-specific lipid-transfer protein 1-like — translation MNSSSQAKAVPLIMALLFMLLILLLAPTSEGAISCGTVISNIKPCLSYLQGTGGKPPQPCCSGCKSLSSAAATTADRQAACTCLKNASQKININVQLAQGLAQNCGISLSVPISKSVDCTKIN, via the exons ATGAACTCTTCAAGCCAAGCAAAAGCAGTACCATTGATCATGGCCCTATTATTTATGCTGCTAATTCTCTTACTTGCACCAACTTCAGAAGGTGCTATCTCTTGTGGCACTGTGATTAGCAACATTAAGCCATGCCTCAGCTATTTACAAGGTACTGGTGGGAAGCCACCACAACCTTGCTGTTCTGGTTGTAAATCTCTTTCATCTGCTGCTGCAACTACAGCAGATAGGCAGGCTGCATGCACTTGTCTCAAGAATGCATCTCAAAAGATCAACATTAATGTTCAACTAGCACAGGGTCTCGCTCAGAATTGTGGAATCTCCTTGTCCGTCCCTATCTCAAAGAGTGTTGATTGCACCAA GATCAATTGA
- the LOC132062543 gene encoding non-specific lipid-transfer protein 1-like, which produces MKATYPFLTVVLILLFLLFPTNYSHAENIKCNNIVRAVRPCVVFFRSGSGVTGMPPAMCCAGVSTLSQMANNTTNRATVCRCVQLAIKNMRITDATAKALPRRCGITLPFSFSPYVKCPG; this is translated from the exons ATGAAGGCTACATATCCTTTTCTTACGGTAGTTTTAATACTCCTCTTCTTGCTTTTCCCAACCAATTACTCACATGCTGAAAATATTAAGTGCAACAACATAGTACGAGCTGTGAGACCATGTGTGGTGTTCTTCAGGAGTGGGAGTGGGGTAACTGGGATGCCTCCAGCTATGTGTTGTGCTGGAGTTTCAACTCTTTCACAAATGGCTAACAACACTACTAATAGGGCAACTGTTTGTAGATGTGTTCAGTTAGCAATCAAAAATATGAGAATCACTGATGCAACTGCTAAAGCACTTCCTCGCAGATGTGGAATCACCTtgcccttctctttctctccatATGTTAAGTGTCCTG GATAA
- the LOC132061944 gene encoding non-specific lipid-transfer protein 8-like, giving the protein MRSSSFTLLVILIISLLLLRPSSSDATIKCKDIAKSFKPCIDWMTIGYKRIGVAPKACCDELFKLNSKGINHEAEIAICECVKSEMQDLNIIGIVAESLSGRCGVLLPVPITPKVNCSEQV; this is encoded by the coding sequence ATGAGGTCATCATCATTTACTCTTCTTGTTATTCTAATTATTTCCCTCTTGCTTTTGCGACCATCTTCATCGGATGCTACGATTAAATGCAAAGATATAGCCAAATCATTTAAACCTTGCATAGATTGGATGACGATTGGCTACAAGAGAATTGGAGTGGCTCCAAAGGCTTGTTGTGACGAATTGTTTAAACTTAATAGCAAGGGAATAAACCATGAAGCAGAGATAGCTATTTGTGAATGTGTCAAATCTGAAATGCAAGATCTGAACATCATCGGAATAGTAGCTGAATCACTTTCTGGACGTTGTGGAGTCCTCTTGCCCGTCCCTATCACCCCAAAAGTCAATTGTTCCGAGCaagtttaa
- the LOC132062544 gene encoding non-specific lipid-transfer protein 2B-like: MKATYPFLTVVSILFFLIFPTNYSHAENIKCNNIVRAVRPCVVFFRGGSGVTGMPPAMCCAGVSTLSQMAKNTTNRATVCRCVQLAIKNMRITDATVKALPRRCGITLPFSFSPYVKCPG; the protein is encoded by the exons ATGAAGGCTACATATCCTTTTCTTACGGTAGTTTCAATActcttcttcttgattttccCAACCAATTACTCACATGCTGAAAATATTAAGTGCAACAACATAGTACGAGCTGTGAGACCATGTGTGGTGTTCTTCAGGGGTGGGAGTGGGGTAACTGGGATGCCTCCAGCTATGTGTTGTGCTGGAGTTTCAACTCTTTCACAAATGGCTAAAAACACCACTAATAGGGCAACTGTTTGTAGATGTGTTCAATTAGCAATCAAAAATATGAGAATCACAGATGCAACAGTTAAAGCACTTCCTCGCAGATGTGGAATCACCTtgcccttctctttctctccatATGTTAAGTGTCCTG GATAA
- the LOC132061945 gene encoding pyruvate decarboxylase 1-like: MEGNNVIGSTAHSASVPASSPCGVRTLGWHLARRLVQIGVNDMFSVPGDFNLTLLDHLIAERELNLIGCCNELNAGYVANGYTRAKGVRACVVTSPVGGLSVLNAITGAYSENLPVICLVGGPNTNDYGTNIILHHTIGLLDFSQEHRCFQTVTG, from the coding sequence ATGGAGGGTAACAATGTAATTGGATCCACAGCTCATTCAGCTTCAGTTCCAGCAAGCTCACCATGCGGAGTTAGAACATTGGGTTGGCATTTGGCTCGGCGTCTAGTACAAATAGGCGTAAACGACATGTTTTCAGTTCCTGGTGACTTCAACTTGACTTTATTGGATCATTTAATAGCTGAGCGGGAGCTGAATTTGATTGGCTGTTGTAACGAGCTAAATGCTGGTTATGTAGCTAATGGGTACACACGTGCGAAAGGGGTTAGAGCGTGTGTGGTGACGTCTCCTGTAGGGGGATTAAGTGTGCTTAATGCTATTACTGGTGCATACAGTGAGAATTTGCCTGTTATTTGTCTTGTTGGTGGTCCTAATACCAATGATTATGGGACTAATATAATTTTGCATCATACTATTGGCTTGCTTGATTTTAGTCAGGAACATAGGTGTTTTCAAACTGTTACGGGTTAA